In Betaproteobacteria bacterium, the following proteins share a genomic window:
- a CDS encoding AMP-binding protein, with the protein MIDRHAEAVRAFRWQVPARCNVAESACRRWAADRSRFALYWEDESGARAAFTYWDLLQDANRLSNALAALGVARGERVAILLPQRPETVIAYLACFQMGAIAVPLSHLFGHDALEYRLANSGAKVAIADGDTLPALWAVRDRLPDLAHVIGVAGARESAVHPWETLLGRASRRFECVETGPRDPAVIIYTSGTTGPPKGALMPQSTLIGNLPGFEFSHDGFPQEGDLFWSPADWAWTGGLWDALMPTLHHGQAILGYRGRFDPAKAFHLLDKYAVRNAFLFPTALKMMRKSVDRPRARYDLNLRTMMSGGEPVGAALLDWCREELGVTVNEIFGQTEINYIVGNSHRVWPVKPGSMGRPYPGHRIAVIDDDGNEVPAGTVGDVAVNRLGTDATRDPVFFLEYWKNPEATAAKYSGDWCRTGDQAFADADGYLWYQGRGDDMFKSAGYRIGPAEIENCLVKHASVANAAVVASPDETRGNVVKAFIVLAPGIEPSGPLEESIREHVKSHLAPWQQPRLIEFVGEFPMTTTGKVQRRVLREREERKRGQTPFISSGTSGRK; encoded by the coding sequence ATGATCGACCGCCACGCGGAGGCCGTTCGCGCCTTCCGCTGGCAGGTCCCGGCGCGCTGCAACGTCGCCGAATCCGCGTGCCGCCGCTGGGCCGCCGACCGCTCGCGGTTCGCCCTGTACTGGGAAGATGAATCCGGCGCCAGGGCCGCGTTCACGTACTGGGACCTGCTCCAGGACGCCAACCGGCTGTCGAATGCGCTCGCGGCGCTCGGCGTTGCACGAGGCGAGCGCGTGGCGATCCTGCTCCCGCAACGCCCCGAGACGGTCATCGCGTATCTCGCGTGCTTCCAGATGGGAGCGATCGCGGTGCCGCTCTCCCACCTCTTCGGGCACGATGCGCTCGAGTACCGGCTGGCGAACAGCGGGGCGAAGGTCGCCATCGCCGATGGTGACACGCTTCCCGCCCTGTGGGCGGTGCGTGACCGGTTGCCGGATCTCGCGCACGTGATCGGCGTGGCGGGCGCCCGCGAATCCGCCGTGCATCCCTGGGAGACGCTTCTGGGGCGCGCCTCGCGGCGATTCGAATGCGTCGAGACGGGGCCTCGCGATCCGGCTGTCATCATCTACACGAGCGGCACGACGGGCCCGCCCAAGGGCGCCCTCATGCCGCAATCCACGCTCATCGGAAACCTCCCGGGATTCGAGTTTTCGCACGACGGCTTCCCGCAGGAAGGCGACCTCTTCTGGTCGCCGGCCGACTGGGCGTGGACGGGCGGCCTGTGGGACGCGCTCATGCCCACGCTTCACCACGGGCAGGCGATCCTCGGCTACCGCGGCCGCTTCGATCCCGCGAAGGCTTTCCACCTCCTCGACAAGTATGCGGTGAGGAATGCCTTCCTCTTCCCCACAGCGCTCAAGATGATGCGAAAAAGCGTCGATCGCCCGCGCGCGCGCTATGACCTGAACCTGCGCACGATGATGAGCGGGGGCGAGCCGGTGGGGGCCGCGCTCCTCGACTGGTGCCGCGAGGAGCTCGGAGTCACCGTGAACGAGATCTTCGGGCAGACCGAGATCAACTACATCGTCGGCAATTCCCACCGCGTCTGGCCCGTGAAGCCGGGGTCCATGGGCAGGCCGTATCCGGGGCACCGCATCGCGGTGATAGACGACGACGGGAACGAAGTGCCCGCCGGAACGGTGGGCGACGTGGCGGTGAACCGGCTCGGCACCGACGCAACCCGCGACCCGGTCTTCTTCCTCGAGTACTGGAAGAACCCCGAGGCCACGGCGGCCAAGTATTCCGGCGATTGGTGCCGCACGGGCGACCAGGCATTCGCGGACGCCGACGGCTACCTCTGGTACCAGGGCCGCGGCGACGACATGTTCAAGAGTGCGGGCTATCGCATCGGGCCGGCGGAGATCGAGAATTGCCTGGTGAAGCACGCGTCCGTGGCCAACGCCGCCGTCGTGGCCAGCCCGGACGAGACGCGCGGCAACGTGGTGAAGGCCTTCATCGTGCTTGCTCCGGGCATCGAGCCATCAGGGCCGCTGGAGGAGTCGATCCGCGAGCACGTGAAGTCGCACCTCGCCCCATGGCAGCAGCCCAGGCTCATCGAATTCGTGGGTGAATTCCCGATGACCACCACCGGTAAGGTTCAGCGACGCGTCCTGCGCGAACGCGAGGAAAGGAAAAGGGGACAGACCCCATTTATTTCTTCCGGGACGTCCGGGAGGAAATAA
- a CDS encoding CDP-6-deoxy-delta-3,4-glucoseen reductase, which yields MPQSPAPAARQVRLEPSGRTFSVNPGETLLEAALRQGVGLPYGCRNGACGACKGTLRSGSLTYGDHQDRAITEAEKAAGKALTCCTKPDSDVVLEIRELAGLKDLTIRTLPARVERIEKPAEDVAVLYLKLPAAERLQFLAGQYIDILMKGGVRRSYSMANAPHDDTHLQLHVRRTPGGTFSKHVFEEMKERAIIRFEGPLGSFYLREDSDKPMILVAGGTGFAPVKAVIEHAFHKGIDRQMVLYWGVRSLADLYMPELPGTWQEEHDNFTFIPVLSDPKPEEDWIGRTGFVHQAVLDDFPSLAGYQVYACGAPAMTDVAKKTFIEERALPDDEFYCDAFTYSAPMP from the coding sequence GTGCCTCAATCCCCTGCCCCGGCCGCGCGCCAGGTGCGACTCGAACCGAGCGGCCGCACCTTTTCCGTCAATCCCGGCGAGACCCTGCTCGAAGCGGCGCTGCGCCAGGGCGTGGGCCTGCCCTACGGCTGCCGCAACGGGGCCTGCGGGGCGTGCAAGGGCACGCTCAGATCGGGAAGCCTCACCTATGGCGACCATCAGGATCGCGCCATCACCGAGGCGGAGAAGGCGGCGGGCAAGGCGCTTACTTGCTGCACGAAGCCCGACTCCGATGTGGTCCTCGAGATCCGCGAGCTGGCGGGACTCAAGGACCTCACCATTCGCACGTTGCCGGCGCGCGTGGAGCGGATCGAGAAGCCCGCCGAGGATGTTGCCGTCCTCTACCTCAAGCTTCCCGCCGCGGAGCGGCTGCAGTTCCTCGCCGGGCAGTACATCGACATCCTGATGAAGGGCGGCGTCCGGCGCAGCTACTCGATGGCCAACGCTCCCCACGACGATACGCACCTGCAGTTGCATGTGCGCAGGACGCCGGGCGGCACCTTCTCGAAGCACGTCTTCGAGGAAATGAAGGAGCGCGCGATCATCCGCTTCGAAGGTCCCCTGGGTTCCTTCTACCTGCGCGAGGACTCGGACAAGCCGATGATCCTGGTGGCCGGTGGCACGGGGTTCGCGCCGGTGAAGGCGGTGATCGAGCACGCCTTCCACAAGGGCATCGACCGCCAGATGGTGCTTTACTGGGGCGTGCGTTCCCTCGCCGACCTGTACATGCCGGAACTCCCCGGGACGTGGCAGGAAGAGCACGACAATTTCACCTTCATCCCGGTGCTCTCCGACCCGAAGCCGGAGGAGGATTGGATCGGCCGCACGGGTTTTGTCCACCAGGCGGTGCTCGACGATTTCCCGAGCCTGGCGGGCTACCAGGTGTACGCCTGCGGCGCACCGGCGATGACCGACGTGGCGAAGAAAACGTTCATCGAGGAGCGCGCGCTGCCCGACGACGAGTTCTACTGCGACGCCTTCACCTATTCCGCGCCGATGCCGTGA
- a CDS encoding FxsA family protein → MRLLLLAILLGFPVMEIVVLARLAETHGWWVLVWVVIGAIAGMALLKEARFALVARLGAALAAGEFSIAAFVDSGRTVLAGLLLIFPGVISDFMALTLLLLPRRVPEPIHVHARPHGNVIDGQFRRER, encoded by the coding sequence ATGAGGCTTCTGCTGCTGGCAATCTTACTGGGTTTCCCCGTGATGGAAATCGTGGTGCTCGCGCGCCTGGCCGAAACGCACGGCTGGTGGGTGCTCGTGTGGGTCGTGATCGGCGCGATTGCCGGCATGGCGCTCCTCAAGGAAGCGCGCTTCGCCCTCGTGGCGAGGCTGGGCGCGGCACTGGCGGCCGGCGAATTTTCGATTGCCGCTTTCGTGGATAGCGGGCGAACCGTACTCGCCGGGCTTCTGCTCATCTTTCCCGGCGTCATCTCCGACTTCATGGCGCTCACCCTGCTGCTGCTGCCGCGCCGGGTTCCCGAACCCATACACGTGCACGCCCGGCCGCACGGCAACGTGATCGACGGCCAGTTCCGCCGCGAGCGCTAG
- a CDS encoding divalent-cation tolerance protein CutA: MGVIAVLTNLPDSESAFNLARILVRRRLAACVNVLGPATSFYRWEGREEEAREVPVIIKTTRERYAELELAVRELHPYALPEIIALPVEQGFENYLGWVTDECKLRPDP, from the coding sequence ATGGGCGTCATCGCCGTCCTGACAAACCTACCCGACTCCGAGTCGGCTTTCAATCTTGCACGAATCCTGGTCCGCCGGCGCCTCGCGGCCTGCGTGAACGTCCTGGGCCCCGCCACGTCCTTCTACCGATGGGAAGGGCGGGAAGAGGAAGCCCGAGAAGTCCCCGTGATCATCAAGACCACTCGCGAACGCTATGCGGAACTCGAGCTCGCCGTCCGTGAACTGCACCCCTATGCGCTGCCGGAAATCATCGCGTTGCCCGTCGAGCAGGGCTTCGAGAACTATCTGGGGTGGGTGACGGACGAATGCAAGCTTCGACCCGATCCTTGA